The Anolis sagrei isolate rAnoSag1 chromosome Y, rAnoSag1.mat, whole genome shotgun sequence genome contains a region encoding:
- the LOC137095307 gene encoding chitobiosyldiphosphodolichol beta-mannosyltransferase-like yields MAILVIATAELFLLPLLLLLWKRRLRPSGTQARVAVVVFGDLGRSPRMQYHARSLALRARRVALVGYPGTQSHGDIIRNGNIEIVPMTELKVWQVGPKVFQYLAKVILQSLQLLYTMLSINKPGHVLLQNLPGLPSIAVTWLVCLLQGSKFIIDWHNYGYTIMSLTYGKRRPIVQIARWYEEFFGHFSDDNICVMNAMKEDLGKNCNIRG; encoded by the exons aTGGCGATACTAGTCATCGCTACGGCTGAGCTGTTCTTGCTGCCGCTCCTGCTGTTGCTATGGAAACGGCGGTTGAGGCCTAGTGGGACGCAGGCCCGAGTGGCAGTAGTGGTCTTCGGGGACCTGGGACGCAGCCCCCGCATGCAGTACCATGCACGCTCGCTGGCTCTCCGCGCGCGCCGCGTCGCCTTGGTCGGCTACCCAG GCACGCAGTCACACGGTGACATTATACGTAATGGAAACATCGAGATTGTCCCTATGACTGAGCTGAAAGTCTGGCAAG TTGGGCCAAAAGTTTTCCAGTATCTTGCAAAAGTCATTTTGCAGAGCCTCCAGTTGTTGTATACGATGCTGAGTATAAACAAACCGGGTCATGTCCTCCTCCAG AATCTTCCAGGTCTGCCCAGCATAGCAGTGACATGGTTGGTTTGTCTTCTCCAAGGGAGCAAGTTCATCATCGATTGGCACAACTATGGCTATACAATCATGAGTCTGACATATGGAAAGAGGCGCCCTATAGTGCAGATTGCAAGATG GTATGAAGAATTCTTTGGCCACTTCTCTGATGACAACATTTGTGTGATGAATGCAATGAAAGAGGATCTTGGGAAGAACTGTAATATTAG